The proteins below are encoded in one region of Sphingobium yanoikuyae:
- a CDS encoding SDR family NAD(P)-dependent oxidoreductase has protein sequence MAGELAGKVAIVTGGAGGIGRATVELFVAEGAKVLIADRDGTAGTALAATLGPSALFMAVDVADRDQVQAMVARAVDAFGGLHILFNNAGVSCAPFPHFLDDSLADFDRVMGVNLLGPMLGTQAAARHMKDHGGGVILNNASIAGLLAGQAMMSYRASKAGLIQFSKSVAIDLAQHGIRVNCLVPGHIRTSLSSFSAQGAEADRAARVDAAIDAVYLSNQPLKRRGVPDDVAQAALFLASDRARQITGIAMPVEGGVVAGDPVNHLEDILTARAQALLD, from the coding sequence ATGGCAGGGGAGCTGGCGGGCAAGGTCGCCATCGTCACCGGCGGCGCGGGCGGCATCGGCCGCGCCACGGTGGAGCTGTTCGTGGCCGAAGGGGCCAAGGTGCTGATCGCCGACCGCGATGGGACGGCCGGCACCGCGCTGGCCGCCACGCTCGGGCCATCGGCGCTGTTCATGGCCGTCGATGTCGCCGATCGGGACCAGGTGCAGGCGATGGTCGCGCGCGCGGTCGATGCCTTTGGCGGGTTGCACATCCTGTTCAACAACGCCGGGGTCAGTTGCGCGCCCTTCCCACACTTCCTGGACGACAGCCTGGCCGATTTCGACCGGGTCATGGGCGTCAACCTGTTGGGGCCGATGCTGGGGACGCAGGCGGCGGCACGGCACATGAAGGATCATGGTGGCGGCGTCATCCTCAACAATGCCTCGATCGCAGGCTTGCTCGCCGGGCAGGCGATGATGAGCTATCGCGCGTCCAAGGCGGGGCTGATCCAATTCTCCAAATCGGTGGCGATCGACCTGGCGCAGCATGGCATCCGCGTGAACTGCCTGGTGCCCGGCCATATCCGCACCAGCCTGTCCTCCTTCAGCGCCCAGGGGGCAGAGGCGGACCGGGCGGCGCGGGTCGATGCCGCGATCGATGCGGTCTACCTGTCCAACCAGCCCTTGAAGCGACGCGGCGTGCCGGACGACGTGGCACAGGCGGCGCTGTTCCTGGCCAGCGACCGGGCGCGGCAGATCACTGGCATCGCCATGCCGGTCGAGGGCGGAGTGGTGGCCGGTGATCCGGTCAACCATCTGGAGGATATATTGACGGCGCGGGCTCAGGCGCTTTTGGACTGA
- a CDS encoding aromatic ring-hydroxylating oxygenase subunit alpha, translated as MNMESGPMAAGDARCPAISTQDIIARDKVAAPGWVRSESYAFLGSEDISTDRYIDPDFARREMDSLWTRTWQFACREEHIPEIGDYQVYDIGRHSFIITRVAADDIRAYYNACLHRGTKLRASGSAGCASEFKCSFHGWSWNVDGSSKSITCPWDFPHVDPANNSLPQVRVQTLGGFVWINMDPDAPSLEAYLGAEALAHIQAWKLEDRYIHLHVQKSFPANWKLTIEAFMEAYHVIETHPQVAPSNADANSQYDVYGDHVNRFISCLSVASPHLEGRFSEQDILDQFTVGDASVLSEDRPQVGDGTARQAMADLFRTMFGAATGSDLSATSDSEILDCFSYTLFPNTYIFPGVSLPMVYRFRPDPRDHRRCIYEVFFLRPVPDGGTRPEPAEPILLTDEQSFCEAPGMDAGFGKILDQDTDNLFLQQEGIEASIKRGLTLGNYQEIRIRHFEQAVDRYVAMAPLRPGR; from the coding sequence ATGAACATGGAAAGCGGCCCGATGGCGGCGGGCGATGCCCGCTGTCCGGCGATCAGCACGCAGGATATCATCGCCCGCGACAAGGTCGCCGCGCCCGGCTGGGTGCGCAGCGAATCCTATGCCTTCCTGGGCAGCGAAGACATTTCCACCGATCGTTATATCGACCCCGATTTCGCCCGGCGCGAGATGGACAGCCTGTGGACGCGCACCTGGCAATTCGCCTGCCGCGAGGAACATATACCGGAAATCGGCGACTATCAGGTCTATGACATCGGCCGCCACAGTTTCATCATCACCCGCGTCGCGGCGGACGATATCCGCGCTTATTACAACGCCTGCCTGCATCGCGGCACCAAGCTGCGCGCGTCGGGATCGGCCGGCTGTGCCAGCGAGTTCAAATGCAGCTTCCATGGCTGGAGCTGGAACGTAGATGGGTCCAGCAAGAGCATCACCTGCCCCTGGGACTTCCCCCATGTCGACCCGGCCAACAACAGCTTGCCGCAGGTCCGCGTGCAGACGCTGGGCGGGTTCGTGTGGATCAACATGGACCCCGACGCGCCCAGCCTGGAGGCGTATCTGGGTGCCGAGGCGCTGGCCCATATCCAGGCCTGGAAGCTGGAGGATCGCTATATCCACCTCCATGTCCAGAAGAGCTTTCCGGCCAATTGGAAGCTGACGATCGAGGCCTTCATGGAGGCCTATCATGTGATCGAGACCCACCCGCAGGTCGCCCCGTCCAATGCCGACGCGAACAGCCAATATGATGTCTATGGCGATCATGTGAACCGCTTCATCTCGTGCCTGAGCGTCGCCTCGCCGCATCTGGAGGGGCGCTTTTCCGAGCAGGATATTCTCGACCAGTTCACGGTCGGCGACGCGTCCGTGCTGAGCGAGGATCGCCCGCAGGTGGGCGATGGCACCGCGCGCCAGGCGATGGCCGACCTGTTCCGCACCATGTTCGGCGCGGCGACCGGCAGCGACCTGAGCGCCACATCCGACAGCGAGATACTCGACTGTTTCTCCTACACGCTCTTTCCCAACACCTACATCTTCCCCGGCGTGTCGCTGCCGATGGTCTATCGCTTCCGCCCGGACCCCAGGGATCATCGCCGCTGCATCTATGAGGTGTTCTTCCTGCGCCCGGTGCCGGACGGCGGCACCCGCCCCGAACCGGCCGAGCCGATCCTGCTGACCGACGAACAAAGCTTCTGCGAGGCGCCGGGCATGGATGCCGGCTTCGGCAAGATTCTCGATCAGGATACCGATAATCTGTTCCTGCAACAGGAAGGGATAGAGGCGAGCATCAAGCGCGGCCTGACGCTGGGCAATTATCAGGAAATCCGCATCCGCCATTTCGAGCAGGCGGTCGACCGCTATGTCGCCATGGCGCCGCTGCGGCCTGGACGCTGA
- a CDS encoding hydantoinase/oxoprolinase family protein, with amino-acid sequence MSYRVGIDIGGTFTDFALLKDGLKDGLKDGQVILHKNLSTPQDRSIGVMEGLETLAGKEGLSLGEFLTRCEAIVHGTTVADNILIEMDGAVTGLITTQGFRDEMEYRRGYKESIWDVRLEPPIPIVPRRRRLTVPERVLADGSVHEELDEAAVRGACARLRKQGVESVAIGLIFAHVNGDHEDRVAQIVAEEMPGIPVSLGHRILSRAPEYDRISTTVVNAYVAPRVNAYLERLVSRLAQAGYARQLMVMQASGGVMTRAYIEAAPIRLLASGPAGGVIASARTGGAKGYRNLLCVDMGGTSYDMSVVRDGAAPAEAGWNMHHRYLVGVPMVQAETLGAGGGSICHIDKGELKVGPASAGAAPGPICYGRGGLRPTVTDALLMLGILSTGEGFAGGSFRLRDEGVAEAFAALGAELGYDAQQAAFDCWRLVNANMTQAVRRTTAAKGMDPADMMMLAYGGNGPAFAAIQAQDLGISQVLVPRASPTFSALGTLVAHPAIDEERSCSAPADALDLDRLRGLWADLAADAAEHFGEAGFSADAVQARWRVAMRYAGQNWALTFDLHEGRGLDDLGFVDDTLSARAIAAFNARHLAEYGHVREGEVPEITGVRLTAQVETPMPPAGGGFTAPVVEPAPHGYRRANLGDGFADVAIHKGPDLLPGARVTGPAIIEEVFTTIAIYPGWQARVDDVGDYLLVRQS; translated from the coding sequence ATGAGCTATCGCGTCGGCATCGACATTGGCGGCACCTTCACCGATTTCGCCCTGTTGAAGGATGGGTTGAAGGATGGGTTGAAGGATGGACAGGTCATCCTGCACAAAAATCTGAGCACCCCGCAGGATCGCTCGATCGGCGTGATGGAGGGGCTGGAGACGCTGGCCGGCAAGGAGGGGCTGTCGCTGGGCGAGTTCCTTACTCGCTGCGAGGCGATCGTCCACGGCACCACGGTCGCCGACAATATATTGATCGAGATGGACGGTGCCGTCACCGGCCTCATCACCACCCAGGGTTTCCGCGACGAAATGGAATATCGGCGCGGCTATAAGGAAAGCATCTGGGACGTGCGGCTGGAGCCGCCGATCCCGATCGTGCCGCGCCGCCGCCGCCTGACCGTGCCCGAACGGGTACTGGCCGATGGCAGCGTGCATGAAGAACTGGACGAGGCGGCGGTCCGCGGGGCCTGTGCCAGGCTGCGCAAGCAAGGGGTCGAATCCGTCGCGATCGGACTGATCTTCGCTCATGTGAATGGCGATCATGAGGATCGGGTGGCGCAGATCGTGGCGGAGGAGATGCCCGGCATCCCCGTCTCGCTCGGCCACCGCATCCTGTCGCGCGCGCCGGAATATGACCGGATCAGCACGACGGTGGTGAACGCCTATGTCGCGCCGCGCGTGAATGCCTATCTCGAACGGCTGGTCAGCCGTCTGGCGCAGGCCGGCTATGCCCGCCAGTTGATGGTGATGCAGGCGTCCGGCGGGGTCATGACCCGCGCCTATATCGAAGCCGCGCCGATCCGCCTGCTCGCCTCCGGCCCGGCCGGCGGCGTGATCGCATCGGCGCGCACCGGCGGCGCCAAGGGGTATCGCAACCTGCTGTGCGTCGACATGGGCGGCACCAGTTATGACATGTCGGTGGTGCGGGACGGCGCCGCCCCGGCCGAAGCGGGATGGAACATGCATCACCGCTATCTGGTCGGTGTGCCGATGGTGCAGGCGGAAACGCTGGGCGCGGGTGGCGGATCGATCTGCCATATCGACAAGGGCGAATTGAAGGTCGGCCCTGCCTCCGCCGGCGCGGCGCCGGGGCCGATCTGCTATGGCCGCGGCGGGTTGCGGCCGACCGTGACCGACGCGCTGCTGATGCTGGGCATCCTCTCCACCGGCGAGGGTTTCGCCGGCGGAAGCTTCCGCCTGCGCGACGAGGGCGTGGCGGAGGCGTTTGCGGCATTGGGCGCAGAGCTGGGCTATGATGCGCAGCAGGCGGCGTTCGATTGTTGGCGTCTGGTCAACGCCAATATGACCCAGGCGGTGCGGCGCACGACGGCGGCCAAGGGCATGGACCCGGCCGACATGATGATGCTCGCCTATGGCGGCAATGGCCCGGCCTTCGCCGCGATCCAGGCGCAGGATCTGGGGATCAGCCAGGTGCTGGTGCCCCGCGCTTCCCCCACTTTCTCGGCGCTCGGCACGCTGGTCGCCCATCCGGCGATCGACGAGGAACGCTCCTGCAGTGCGCCCGCCGATGCGCTGGACCTCGACCGGCTGCGTGGCCTGTGGGCCGACCTGGCCGCCGATGCCGCCGAGCATTTCGGCGAGGCAGGCTTTTCCGCCGATGCGGTGCAGGCGCGCTGGCGGGTGGCGATGCGCTATGCCGGGCAGAATTGGGCGCTGACCTTCGACCTGCATGAAGGCCGCGGGCTGGATGATCTGGGCTTCGTCGACGACACCCTGTCGGCCCGCGCCATCGCCGCCTTCAACGCGCGGCATCTGGCCGAATATGGCCATGTCCGCGAGGGCGAGGTGCCGGAAATCACTGGCGTGCGCCTGACCGCCCAGGTCGAGACGCCGATGCCGCCCGCCGGCGGTGGTTTCACCGCGCCGGTCGTGGAGCCGGCGCCCCATGGATATCGCCGCGCCAATCTGGGCGATGGCTTTGCCGATGTCGCGATCCACAAGGGGCCGGACCTGCTCCCCGGCGCGCGTGTCACCGGCCCCGCGATCATCGAGGAGGTCTTCACCACCATCGCTATCTATCCCGGTTGGCAGGCGCGGGTCGATGATGTCGGCGACTATCTGTTGGTGCGCCAGTCGTGA
- a CDS encoding hydantoinase B/oxoprolinase family protein: protein MSFALNAQLAAKRPPLPTTTAIDPVTASIIRGALETVCYEATTHLGRAASSPIINQSNERNAAIVDAHGRLAMGSIGTPHLTFVSQLTVRYGLMQQHDYDWGPGDVFVGNDPDYGGGHLPDYNVYAPVYDAAGELVLVQALQAHQGDTGGKDPGGFTLDATDIFTEGLAIPCLKLVHRGEKRRDAIHLLERNNRFPSFAGDLAAMIGAVEKATVSIRAILDKWGADMVRAAVNHAIDQSERQMRATVSGWRDGHYGATVHIDHDTMGTRDIRVQVGCTVAGDQLTVDLSGTDDRQDLVGVWNTFANSRGYIMTQVAASIDPDIVKNEGLFNAVEIILPEGCIAHPAPNRPAALGSFHPACEITEAVCVALSQVAPDRSAPQVYKIGMPNAVIGFDAAGQMWMDQGVDCRSMDVSAVQGIDGWGSCPVSLGNLLLSQAEDGEARFPVINISRELVTDSGGAGQWRGMPGSRNVKRILEPALAMAWMVSHDHPISGLAGGADGTPYLNHFQVGTPDEYRVELTARAQLPAGAVIAYQHGGGAGFGPALRRDPQAVCEDVLDELVSIAAARDLYGVVLTGSLEDYSLAVDHAATAALRGERIAA, encoded by the coding sequence ATGTCCTTTGCCCTCAACGCGCAACTGGCCGCCAAGCGCCCGCCCCTGCCGACCACGACGGCGATCGATCCGGTCACCGCCAGCATCATTCGCGGCGCGCTGGAAACCGTCTGCTATGAGGCGACGACCCATCTCGGCCGCGCCGCCTCCTCGCCGATCATCAACCAGTCGAACGAGCGCAATGCGGCGATCGTCGACGCCCATGGCCGGCTGGCCATGGGGTCGATCGGCACACCCCATCTGACCTTCGTGTCGCAGCTCACGGTCCGTTATGGCCTGATGCAGCAGCATGACTATGACTGGGGACCGGGCGACGTCTTCGTCGGCAATGATCCCGATTATGGCGGCGGCCACCTGCCCGACTATAATGTCTATGCGCCGGTCTATGACGCGGCGGGCGAGTTGGTGCTGGTGCAGGCGCTGCAGGCGCATCAGGGCGATACCGGCGGCAAGGATCCGGGCGGCTTCACCCTCGACGCCACCGACATCTTCACCGAAGGCCTGGCCATTCCCTGCCTGAAGCTGGTCCATCGCGGCGAAAAGCGGCGCGACGCCATCCATCTGCTCGAACGCAATAACCGCTTCCCCAGCTTCGCCGGCGATCTCGCCGCGATGATCGGCGCGGTCGAAAAGGCGACCGTATCGATCCGCGCGATCCTCGACAAATGGGGCGCCGACATGGTGCGGGCGGCGGTCAATCATGCGATCGACCAGTCGGAACGGCAGATGCGCGCCACCGTCTCCGGTTGGCGCGACGGCCATTATGGCGCGACCGTCCATATCGATCATGACACGATGGGGACCAGGGATATCCGCGTCCAGGTCGGCTGCACCGTGGCCGGCGACCAGCTGACCGTCGACCTCAGCGGCACCGACGATCGGCAGGATCTGGTCGGGGTGTGGAACACCTTCGCCAATTCGCGCGGCTATATCATGACCCAGGTCGCCGCCAGCATCGACCCCGACATCGTCAAGAATGAAGGGCTGTTCAACGCGGTCGAGATCATCCTGCCCGAAGGCTGCATCGCCCACCCCGCGCCCAACCGCCCCGCCGCGCTCGGTTCCTTCCATCCCGCCTGCGAAATTACCGAGGCGGTGTGCGTCGCCCTGTCGCAGGTCGCGCCCGACCGGTCCGCGCCACAGGTCTACAAGATCGGTATGCCGAACGCCGTGATCGGCTTCGACGCGGCGGGTCAGATGTGGATGGACCAGGGCGTCGATTGCCGGTCGATGGACGTGTCCGCCGTGCAGGGCATCGATGGCTGGGGCAGCTGCCCGGTCTCGCTCGGCAATTTGCTGCTGTCCCAGGCGGAGGATGGCGAGGCGCGCTTCCCGGTCATCAACATCAGCCGCGAACTGGTCACCGACAGCGGCGGCGCGGGCCAGTGGCGCGGCATGCCGGGCAGCCGCAATGTGAAACGAATATTGGAACCGGCGCTGGCGATGGCCTGGATGGTCAGCCATGACCATCCGATCAGCGGCCTGGCCGGGGGCGCCGACGGCACCCCCTATCTCAATCATTTTCAGGTCGGGACGCCCGATGAATATCGGGTCGAACTGACGGCGCGGGCGCAGCTGCCGGCGGGGGCCGTCATCGCCTATCAGCATGGTGGGGGGGCGGGCTTCGGCCCGGCGCTGCGCCGCGATCCGCAGGCGGTGTGCGAGGATGTGCTGGACGAACTGGTGAGCATCGCCGCCGCCCGTGACCTTTATGGCGTGGTGCTGACCGGCAGCCTGGAGGATTACAGCTTGGCGGTGGACCATGCCGCCACGGCGGCGTTGCGCGGGGAGCGGATTGCGGCATGA
- a CDS encoding TetR/AcrR family transcriptional regulator, which yields MARLIEAVIDLWERDGASGTSARAISRLAQTPASGIYHHFGSLEQLFLSSHEQAQRESERWCAARLAELEGAAPLSRDAFAPLLAALIDQWCEEQRRLAFAWRECQLIAAREDRYGPVAQRWTTMWRNFWEEVCARCGHPGRGAFTAYLFDGEATLHLMRWRRPVDRAGLEELCAGWNDWLCGRPVRAAHWRQFAREQADLALPEQTISSGTMEQIAEAAADVLAQDGMAALTHRAVATRAGLTLGVVSYNFRSSAELVRAAFEMIYRKAVESGGGTVPEAVTLTDEQLLARYSNPPPRNDRILPAIDELMLAAARDGDLRDFAPQLRYRRGRTSGGLLRAILGREVAPLEAALFSGVISGHRKTCFGLTPAEAARAGAQAMLDLRTMVRAAADGAQSKSA from the coding sequence ATGGCGCGGCTTATCGAGGCGGTTATCGATCTATGGGAACGTGATGGCGCGAGCGGCACATCGGCCCGCGCGATCAGCCGCCTGGCCCAGACCCCCGCATCCGGAATCTATCACCACTTCGGATCACTGGAACAGTTGTTTCTTTCCAGCCACGAACAGGCCCAGCGCGAGTCGGAACGCTGGTGCGCGGCGCGGCTGGCGGAACTGGAGGGCGCCGCGCCCCTGTCGCGTGACGCCTTTGCGCCCCTCCTCGCCGCGCTGATCGACCAATGGTGCGAGGAACAGCGCCGGCTGGCCTTCGCCTGGCGCGAATGTCAGCTGATCGCCGCGCGGGAGGATCGCTATGGCCCGGTCGCCCAACGCTGGACGACGATGTGGCGCAATTTCTGGGAAGAGGTCTGCGCGCGCTGTGGCCATCCGGGCCGGGGCGCCTTCACCGCCTATCTGTTCGATGGCGAAGCGACGCTGCACCTGATGCGCTGGCGCCGACCGGTCGACCGCGCGGGACTGGAAGAGTTGTGCGCCGGCTGGAACGACTGGCTGTGCGGGCGTCCGGTGCGTGCCGCCCATTGGCGTCAGTTCGCCCGCGAACAGGCCGACCTTGCCCTGCCCGAACAGACGATCAGCAGCGGCACGATGGAACAGATTGCCGAGGCGGCTGCCGATGTGCTGGCGCAGGACGGCATGGCGGCCCTGACCCATCGCGCCGTCGCCACGCGGGCCGGCCTGACGCTGGGCGTCGTTTCCTATAATTTCCGGTCCAGCGCCGAACTGGTCCGCGCAGCGTTCGAGATGATCTATCGCAAGGCGGTGGAATCGGGCGGCGGCACCGTGCCGGAGGCAGTGACATTGACCGACGAGCAGTTGCTCGCGCGCTATTCCAATCCCCCGCCCCGCAACGACCGCATCCTGCCGGCGATCGACGAACTGATGCTGGCCGCCGCGCGCGATGGTGACCTGCGCGATTTCGCCCCCCAGTTGCGCTATCGGCGCGGCCGCACCAGCGGCGGCCTGCTCCGCGCGATCCTGGGCCGGGAGGTCGCGCCGCTGGAGGCCGCGCTCTTTTCCGGCGTCATATCGGGTCATCGCAAGACCTGTTTCGGCCTGACGCCGGCCGAGGCCGCCAGAGCCGGCGCCCAGGCCATGCTGGACCTGCGCACGATGGTGCGCGCCGCTGCGGACGGGGCTCAGTCCAAAAGCGCCTGA
- a CDS encoding cytochrome P450, with protein MTQDTLAPEARTLLDTASMTDPIISARPRAYYAAMRWLDPVHWDEKLGMYLVSRYEDIAAIQQDPITYSVNKGYHTQQAKGFQQEFQQILEREGGGYFPDAIMSDPPYHTRIRKLMEKAFSAHRVKELEPRIEKVVIDLIDSVADRGEADAVQDFAVPLTVRIICEQLGLDWNMKDRIARWSIAVTAQIGRMQDREQMLGHAREICDLQHYLIAKMREREADPREDMISDLVHARDAEGQALTFAEAVSLIRALLIAGNETTATALGNLFYILATRPEIANLLQASVDDDRLMNRFVEELLRIEPPVRGLSRMTTREVELGGKTLPAGAHLLLMYASANDQEDVFPDPRRFDLDRPNIGRHLSFGGGVHRCIGLALARMEIKVAAREIIRRIGDIELAISPEDIRYLPTVATQSIERLPIRFTRRG; from the coding sequence ATGACGCAAGACACCCTGGCGCCCGAAGCGCGCACTCTGCTCGACACCGCGTCGATGACCGATCCGATCATCTCGGCCCGGCCGCGTGCTTATTATGCGGCGATGCGGTGGCTCGACCCGGTCCATTGGGATGAGAAGCTCGGCATGTATCTGGTGTCCCGCTATGAGGATATCGCCGCGATCCAGCAGGATCCGATCACCTATTCGGTGAACAAGGGCTATCACACGCAGCAGGCCAAGGGCTTCCAGCAGGAGTTCCAGCAGATATTGGAGCGCGAGGGCGGCGGCTATTTCCCCGACGCGATCATGTCCGATCCGCCCTACCACACCCGCATCCGCAAGCTGATGGAAAAGGCGTTCAGCGCCCATCGGGTGAAGGAATTGGAGCCGCGGATCGAGAAGGTCGTGATCGACCTGATCGACAGCGTCGCCGACCGGGGCGAGGCGGACGCAGTGCAAGATTTCGCCGTGCCGTTGACGGTCCGCATCATCTGCGAGCAACTCGGCCTCGACTGGAACATGAAGGATCGCATCGCGCGCTGGTCGATCGCGGTGACGGCCCAGATCGGGCGGATGCAGGATCGGGAACAGATGCTGGGCCATGCGCGCGAGATTTGCGACCTGCAGCACTATCTGATCGCCAAGATGCGCGAGCGCGAGGCCGACCCGCGCGAGGACATGATTTCCGATCTGGTCCATGCCCGCGATGCCGAGGGGCAGGCGCTGACGTTTGCCGAGGCTGTATCGCTGATCCGGGCGCTGCTGATCGCCGGCAATGAGACGACGGCGACCGCGCTCGGCAATCTCTTCTATATTCTCGCGACCCGGCCGGAGATTGCAAATTTGCTCCAAGCGTCGGTGGATGACGACCGGCTGATGAACCGCTTTGTCGAGGAATTGCTGCGGATCGAGCCGCCGGTGCGCGGCCTGTCGCGCATGACCACGCGCGAAGTGGAACTGGGCGGCAAGACGCTGCCCGCTGGCGCGCATCTGCTGCTCATGTATGCCTCCGCCAATGACCAGGAGGATGTGTTCCCCGATCCGCGCCGCTTCGACCTCGACCGGCCCAATATCGGCCGACACCTGTCCTTTGGCGGCGGCGTCCATCGCTGCATCGGCCTCGCGCTCGCGCGGATGGAGATAAAGGTCGCCGCGCGCGAGATCATCCGGCGGATCGGCGATATCGAACTGGCGATTTCGCCAGAGGATATCCGCTATCTGCCGACGGTCGCGACCCAGTCGATCGAGCGGCTGCCGATCCGCTTTACGCGGCGGGGTTGA
- a CDS encoding amidohydrolase family protein, with product MPFVPTTLIANATIWDATGSPAFAGDLLIEGNRILAVEPDASAGRAPADQVIDGSGKTLMPGLTEGHAHISFGDAASTEDLIAPSPEAHTLITARMAGRLIDQGFTSCYGASAAKLKLDVAVRDAVDAGHIPGPRIRAGSTEITVTGGMGDESKLHNPRIGISCVIDGPEEMRRAVRLAIREGCDNIKLDVSGDPFYPGSPSHVTPMAFEEVQMAVDTAHAFGRKVNAHSRSIEGSKYCVRAGVDGLFHVEYADSELLDMLEEAKDRIVIAPSIGLFHAMIHHGEPWISRAACDAMGIAALIEASVETHSQLRKRGIRHLIGGDYGLAWNPQGTNARDIQLMIDYYGYDAAGALTCATRNGGQAMRDQGDLGTLVPGALADMLLVDGDPLADVTILEDKNRLAMVMKDGAIHRIAPGLIDSAMPAQRRVA from the coding sequence ATGCCATTCGTGCCGACGACGCTCATCGCCAACGCCACCATCTGGGACGCCACCGGCAGCCCTGCCTTTGCCGGCGACCTGCTGATTGAAGGCAACCGCATCCTTGCGGTCGAGCCGGATGCCAGTGCCGGCCGCGCGCCGGCCGATCAGGTCATCGACGGCAGCGGCAAGACGCTGATGCCCGGCCTCACCGAAGGCCATGCCCATATCTCCTTCGGCGATGCCGCCTCGACCGAGGATCTGATTGCGCCTTCGCCCGAAGCCCATACGCTCATCACCGCGCGCATGGCCGGCCGCCTGATCGATCAGGGGTTCACCAGCTGCTATGGCGCGTCGGCCGCCAAGCTGAAGCTGGACGTGGCGGTGCGCGACGCGGTCGATGCCGGCCATATCCCCGGCCCCCGCATCCGCGCCGGATCGACCGAGATCACCGTCACCGGCGGCATGGGCGACGAAAGCAAGCTGCACAATCCGCGCATCGGCATTTCCTGTGTGATCGATGGACCGGAGGAGATGCGCCGCGCGGTGCGCCTGGCGATCCGCGAGGGCTGCGACAATATCAAGCTCGATGTCTCGGGCGACCCCTTCTATCCCGGCAGCCCGTCCCATGTGACGCCGATGGCGTTCGAGGAAGTGCAGATGGCGGTCGACACCGCCCACGCCTTCGGCCGCAAGGTGAACGCCCATAGCCGGTCGATAGAGGGCAGCAAATATTGCGTCCGCGCCGGGGTCGATGGCCTGTTCCACGTCGAATATGCCGACAGCGAATTGCTCGACATGCTGGAGGAAGCGAAGGACCGGATCGTCATCGCGCCCTCGATCGGGCTGTTCCATGCGATGATCCATCATGGCGAGCCGTGGATCAGCCGGGCCGCCTGCGACGCGATGGGCATAGCCGCGCTGATCGAGGCATCGGTCGAGACGCATAGCCAATTGCGCAAGCGCGGCATCCGCCATCTGATCGGCGGCGATTATGGTCTGGCCTGGAATCCGCAGGGCACCAATGCCCGCGATATCCAGTTGATGATCGACTATTATGGCTATGACGCCGCCGGCGCGCTGACCTGCGCCACCCGCAATGGCGGGCAGGCGATGCGCGACCAGGGCGATCTTGGCACTTTGGTGCCCGGTGCGCTGGCCGACATGCTGCTGGTGGACGGCGATCCACTGGCCGACGTCACCATCCTCGAAGACAAGAACCGGCTGGCCATGGTGATGAAGGACGGCGCGATCCACCGCATCGCGCCCGGCCTGATCGACAGCGCCATGCCCGCCCAACGGAGAGTTGCATGA
- a CDS encoding 2Fe-2S iron-sulfur cluster-binding protein, giving the protein MSMVRVTFVDVHGVEQAVAGEGDLSLMELAKANGIDGIAADCGGACSCATCLVHVDPAWVDRTGAPDDVEYAMLDMVSDVAGDTSRLACQIRLTSALDGLRVVVAQQ; this is encoded by the coding sequence ATGTCGATGGTGCGGGTCACCTTTGTGGATGTGCATGGCGTGGAGCAGGCGGTCGCCGGGGAGGGCGACCTGTCGCTGATGGAACTGGCCAAGGCGAACGGGATCGACGGGATCGCGGCCGATTGTGGTGGCGCCTGTTCCTGCGCGACATGCCTGGTCCATGTCGACCCGGCCTGGGTCGATCGCACCGGCGCACCCGACGATGTCGAATATGCGATGCTCGACATGGTGTCCGATGTCGCTGGCGACACCAGTCGCCTCGCCTGTCAGATCCGCCTGACGTCGGCGCTTGATGGCCTGCGGGTCGTGGTGGCGCAGCAATGA